In Mytilus edulis chromosome 6, xbMytEdul2.2, whole genome shotgun sequence, the following proteins share a genomic window:
- the LOC139528122 gene encoding piwi-like protein 1, with amino-acid sequence MSGRARGRSRGRARNDEPDEPARRPGDSQPTFGENQLTTPRGRGRGAYRNESQPARMPNVEHAASQLQQMRIDNTSNQSRRGNDDVKPYMFSSDDNRPIEQGDGFRETGARPKEWLMAGGRTNPEIYQQQGTRAKFFQGNKGAENGYQEQGNRPRKSNYQGNIQQENRQTSVVRKAVGLGSTNIHIIANAFPVECTLTEWILYQYHVDFNPQVDSKKVRCAMIADHKDLLGETRAFDGMKLIIPRRLPQEVTEVYSEMRSDGTRIRITISMTNEIPPVSAESIHIFNIILKRAQRMLGGEQIGRNYYNQNLRKTNTAYRMDIIPGFLAAVQKFEAGNLLLIDVAHKLLQTDSILTQMTNLYHLYKDQHDGDNKFWDRCRKQFIGTIVLTRYNNKTYLIDDIDSDKTPLDTFELRNGEKISYADYYRKQYNITDLDETQPMLISRPKEKDKRVGRTGLIILLPQLCYVTGMTNEIQNDRSAKTSIQTLTRVAPQQRVVSLTEFVQQIQTNKDVQKMMNDWHLRIPTQALEIQAKLLDPEIIKQKDVQLRYDQTKPDWSKDMRSNLLTTAVSLKNWVIIFSRKNRGTVVDFIEALKRVGPPMGINFTQPIVVELPDDRNLSYITGLRQTVESTTQLVLCVLPSSKEDCYNAIKKFCCVDHPVPSQVVLSRTIFKKQNLQSVSTNIAIQLNCKLGGELWVASMPGMTTGLMIVGIDVFHDKKNNKSYAGVVCSLNKECTRYFSTVTPQLSGQELIDGIYVKFAEGLKKYHQVNGHLPGNIVVYRDGVGDGQLDMVMEHEVKQMQGCTVDLYPDVPPKIAVVIVKKRISQRFFSKNHQNYSNPTPGTVVDSALTKSEWMDFFLVSQSVRQGTVSPTHYNVIYNTITSFTADRFQRLTYKLCHLYYNWPGTIRVPAPCQYAHKLAYLVGQNIRKIPHPALSDRLYFL; translated from the exons ATGAGTGGGCGAGCAAGAGGAAGAAGCAGGGGTAGAGCACGAAATGATGAACCAGATGAACCCGCCAGGAGACCAGGGGATAGCCAACCAACA TTTGGTGAAAATCAACTGACCACACCAAGAGGTAGAGGTAGAGGTGCTTATAGAAATGAATCACAGCCTGCCAGAATGCCAAATGTTGAGCATGCTGCATCACAACTTCAGCAGATGAGAATTGACAACACATCAAACCAGTCAAGGAGAGGAAATGATGATGTAAAGCCATATATGTTCAGTAGTGACGATAATCGTCCTATTGAGCAAGGTGATGGTTTCAGAGAGACTGGAGCAAGGCCAAAAGAATGGCTTATGGCTGGTGGTAGAACCAATCCAGAAATATACCAACAGCAAGGAACCAGAGCAAAATTCTTTCAGGGTAATAAAGGTGCTGAGAATGGGTACCAGGAACAGGGGAACAGACCAAGAAAATCTAATTATCAGGGAAATATTCAGCAAGAGAACAGGCAAACATCTGTTGTTAGAAAAG CTGTAGGTCTAGGATCGACAAACATTCATATCATAGCCAATGCTTTTCCTGTGGAGTGTACTTTGACTGAGTGGATCCTGTATCAATATCATGTGGATTTCAATCCTCAAGTGGACAGCAAGAAGGTCCGGTGTGCCATGATAGCAGACCACAAGGACTTGTTAGGAGAAACAAGAGCATTTGATGGAATGAAACTGATTATTCCAAGGAGACTGCCACAAGAA GTTACAGAAGTTTACAGTGAGATGAGATCTGATGGAACTAGAATCAGAATTACAATTTCGATGACCAATGAGATTCCACCTGTCAGTGCAGAGTCCATTCATATCTTCAATATTATCTTGAAAAG AGCACAAAGAATGCTGGGAGGTGAACAGATAGGAAGGAACTACTATAATCAGAacttaagaaaaacaaatacagCCTATCG CATGGATATCATACCAGGATTTTTGGCAGCCGTTCAGAAGTTTGAAGCTGGTAACCTTCTGCTGATAGATGTGGCCCACAAACTTCTACAAACAGACAGTATATTGACACAGATGACTAACCTCTATCACCTGTATAAGGATCAGCATGATGGAGATAATAAGTTCTGGGATAGATGTAGAAAACAATTCATTGGTACAATTGTTCTCACCAG GTACAACAACAAAACCTACCTAATTGATGATATTGATTCAGATAAAACACCGTTAGATACATTTGAACTCCGGAATGGAGAGAAAATATCCTATGCAGATTATTATAGAAAACAGTATAACATAACTGATCTAGATGAGACGCAGCCAATGTTAATTAGTCGTCCGAAGGAAAAAGATAAACGAGTTGGAAGGACTGGTCTAATCATCTTGCTTCCACAGCTTTGTTATGTCACTGGGATGACAAACGAAATACAGAATGATAGAAGTGCTAAAACTAGTATTCAGACATTAACAAGGGTTGCACCTCAGCAGAGAGTTGTCTCCCTTACTGAATTTGTACAGCAGATTCAAAC GAATAAAgatgtacaaaaaatgatgaaCGATTGGCATTTAAGAATACCAACTCAAGCACTCGAAATACAAGCTAAACTATTGGATCCAGAAATCATCAAACAAAAAGATGTGCAG ttgaGATATGACCAAACAAAACCTGACTGGTCTAAAGACATGAGAAGTAATCTGTTGACAACTGCAGTCAGTCTGAAAAACTGGGTCATTATATTCTCAAGAAAGAATCGTGGAACAGTTGTAGATTTCATTGAGGCTCTTAAACGTGTTGGACCTCCCATGGGAATTAACTTCACACAACCTATAGT GGTTGAATTACCTGACGATAGAAACTTGTCCTACATCACGGGTCTAAGACAGACAGTAGAATCTACCACTCAGCTCGTCCTCTGTGTTCTACCTTCCAGTAAAGAAGATTGTTATAATGCTATCAAGAAATTCTGTTGTGTTGATCATCCAG TGCCTAGTCAGGTAGTACTAAGCAGAACTATATTCAAGAAACAAAATCTCCAGTCTGTGTCTACTAATATTGCTATCCAGCTAAACTGTAAGCTTGGTGGAGAACTCTGGGTAGCAAGTATGCCT gGCATGACTACTGGTTTAATGATTGTTGGTATAGATGTGTTCCACGACAAGAAGAATAACAAGTCATATGCTGGTGTCGTCTGTAGTCTAAACAAGGAATGTACTCGATACTTTTCCACTGTAACTCCACAACTAAGTGGACAGGAATTAATTGATGGCATTTATGTAAAGTTTGctg AGGGACTAAAGAAGTACCATCAAGTAAATGGTCATTTGCCTGGTAATATTGTTGTATATAGAGATGGAGTTGGTGATGGACAGTTAGATATGGTGATGGAACATGAGGTCAAACAGATGCAGGGCTGTACCGTAGATTTATACCCAGATGTTCC GCCGAAGATAGCAGTAGTTATAGTAAAGAAGAGGATCAGTCAAAGATTCTTCTCTAAGAACCATCAGAACTACAGCAATCCCACACCAGGGACGGTTGTTGATAGCGCCCTCACTAAAAGTGAATG GATGGACTTTTTCTTGGTGTCCCAGTCCGTACGTCAGGGGACTGTCTCACCAACGCACTACAATGTTATCTACAATACTATCACAAGCTTTACTGCTGACAGATTCCAAAGACTTACCTATAAGTTATGTCATCTGTATTACAACTGGCCG GGCACAATACGTGTACCAGCACCATGTCAATATGCACACAAATTGGCGTATTTAGTTGGCCAGAATATAAGAAAGATTCCACATCCTGCATTGTCAGATAGACTCTACTTTTTGTAA